From a single Bacillus gobiensis genomic region:
- a CDS encoding diglucosyl diacylglycerol synthase — MKTDKKILLLTANYGNGHMQVAKTLHKECERLGFNNVVVSNLYEESNPIFSEITQFLYLKSFSIGKQFYRLFYYGVDKMYNKRKFNLYYKVGNKQLDYLVRKHKPDIIINTFPMIVVPEYRRKTGRVIPTFNVLTDFCLHKIWVHENIDKYYVATDYVKEKLIEIGTHPNDIKITGIPIRSQFEETVPTADIYTKYQLDPSKKNLLIMAGAHGVLKNAKELCETLAKNDDVQIIVVCGKNTALKDSLEEIRRAYPQKIKILGYVERIDELFRVTDCMITKPGGITLTEASALGVPVILYKPVPGQEKENALFFEEKGAAIVVNRHEEILHAVASLLSDEKRLEQMKKNIKSLHSKNSAETILIDIINESDKVYSRYRERALV; from the coding sequence TTGAAGACCGATAAAAAAATTCTATTGTTAACTGCTAACTACGGAAACGGCCATATGCAGGTAGCAAAAACCTTGCATAAAGAATGTGAAAGGCTTGGATTTAACAATGTAGTAGTTTCTAATTTATATGAAGAATCAAATCCAATTTTCTCAGAAATCACGCAGTTTCTGTACTTGAAAAGCTTTTCCATCGGGAAGCAATTCTATCGCCTATTTTATTATGGTGTAGATAAGATGTACAATAAGAGAAAATTTAACCTCTATTACAAAGTGGGGAACAAACAGCTTGACTATTTAGTAAGAAAGCACAAGCCCGATATTATTATTAACACGTTTCCGATGATTGTTGTTCCGGAATACAGGAGAAAAACGGGTAGAGTGATTCCAACGTTTAACGTATTGACAGACTTTTGCCTTCATAAAATCTGGGTTCATGAAAATATTGATAAATATTATGTAGCTACTGACTACGTAAAAGAAAAACTAATAGAAATCGGCACTCATCCGAATGATATAAAGATCACTGGAATTCCTATCCGTTCACAGTTTGAAGAAACAGTTCCCACGGCTGATATCTATACAAAATATCAGCTTGATCCAAGTAAAAAAAATCTCTTGATTATGGCAGGCGCTCATGGAGTCTTGAAAAATGCCAAGGAATTATGTGAGACGCTTGCAAAGAACGATGATGTCCAAATCATTGTCGTCTGCGGGAAAAATACCGCTCTTAAAGATTCTCTTGAAGAAATCAGACGGGCATACCCTCAGAAAATTAAGATTCTTGGCTACGTTGAGCGAATTGATGAGTTGTTCAGAGTCACAGATTGCATGATTACCAAACCGGGCGGGATTACGTTAACCGAAGCTTCAGCACTCGGCGTACCTGTCATCCTATACAAACCAGTGCCCGGGCAAGAAAAAGAAAATGCGCTGTTTTTCGAAGAGAAAGGCGCGGCGATCGTTGTAAACCGCCATGAAGAAATACTTCATGCAGTTGCTTCCCTGCTTTCTGACGAAAAACGATTAGAGCAAATGAAAAAGAATATCAAAAGTCTGCATTCTAAAAATTCAGCTGAAACGATCCTCATTGACATCATCAATGAATCAGATAAAGTATATAGCAGATACAGAGAAAGAGCTCTCGTTTAG